From Triticum urartu cultivar G1812 chromosome 2, Tu2.1, whole genome shotgun sequence, a single genomic window includes:
- the LOC125540296 gene encoding uncharacterized protein LOC125540296: MYTGRIDAGKEVQVQNIAFPKNPADPFLREWVKPAYNPVIRLPIDVPGDKFRDPTTAWVLQRGAPPPTATSATAPPHHPASSPRTASASPVSPRFPPGFPSPLLSLPDLVAGLFPQLVGIRPDPRPVPAVADASGLVRQVSFAVNAAVLEGTPPPPIQGAPRPCLKSCSFMEPGQSLLRVRISPSSPARPAAASWRSDGSSGNPEDEWRLVRPAYWWRAERSTHQPSRRPSGSSYSPPQRQQQFVKLRDRECHRCLLKGHCQSGCRNPLTCRRCRRVGHKARGCSDPPFPFVSSSQEVLAVVPPCAAVVSAPLQHLPPPPVLSQPPLAGPMSRQAPRPLRIGDPSLRPEEGHVVIIATPEMEANAASLESLGAFLWLDGNRPTANAAEIKEAINNQFGIDRVTMVPHYPEDFFTLFEYPHHRDRVTASPGRFRHAGLDIHSSNWRRDAHFDIVQANYHVHLCIESIPLNA, translated from the coding sequence ATGTACACCGGCCGCATCGACGCGGGCAAGGAGGTGCAGGTGCAGAACATTGCCTTCCCCAAGAACCCTGCCGACCCGTTCCTCCGCGAGTGGGTCAAGCCCGCCTATAACCCGGTCATACGGCTCCCGATCGACGTCCCTGGAGACAAATTTCGTGACCCAACCACGGCATGGGTCCTGCAGCGCGGCGCGCCGCCGCCCACAGCCACCTCAGCTACGGCACCGCCCCACCACCCAGCTTCCTCGCCCCGCACCGCATCGGCCTCCCCGGTCTCGCCGCGGTTCCCCCCCGGATTCCCCTCGCCGCTGCTCTCGCTCCCGGATCTGGTCGCTGGGCTGTTCCCACAGCTGGTGGGGATCCGGCCAGATCCGCGGCCCGTGCCGGCCGTTGCGGACGCCTCTGGGCTGGTCAGGCAGGTGAGCTTCGCAGTTAATGCTGCCGTGCTGGAGGGCACGCCGCCCCCTCCCATTCAAGGCGCCCCGCGGCCTTGCCTCAAGTCATGCTCATTCATGGAGCCTGGTCAGAGTTTGTTGCGCGTGCGCATCTCCCCCTCGAGCCCTGCGCGCCCTGCCGCCGCTTCATGGCGATCTGATGGCTCAAGCGGCAACCCGGAGGATGAATGGCGCCTCGTTCGTCCCGCGTATTGGTGGCGGGCTGAGCGCTCCACCCACCAGCCATCAAGACGCCCCTCTGGGTCTTCTTATTCCCCTCCGCAGCGGCAGCAGCAGTTCGTCAAGCTTCGGGACAGAGAGTGCCACCGCTGCCTGCTTAAGGGCCACTGTCAATCCGGCTGCCGTAATCCGCTGACCTGCCGACGCTGCCGGCGGGTTGGGCACAAGGCCAGGGGCTGCTCCGACCCTCCCTTCCCCTTCGTGTCGTCGTCGCAAGAGGTCTTGGCGGTCGTGCCGCCCTGTGCGGCTGTGGTGTCGGCTCCTCTCCAGCATCTACCGCCCCCACCCGTGCTGTCCCAGCCACCCTTGGCTGGCCCCATGTCGCGCCAGGCCCCACGCCCTCTCCGCATCGGCGACCCCTCGCTGCGCCCGGAGGAGGGCCATGTGGTCATCATCGCCACGCCGGAGATGGAGGCCAATGCAGCGAGCCTTGAGTCCCTCGGTGCCTTCCTGTGGCTCGATGGGAACCGGCCCACGGCCAATGCTGCGGAGATCAAGGAGGCCATCAACAACCAGTTTGGCATCGACCGCGTCACGATGGTCCCTCACTACCCAGAAGACTTCTTCACGTTGTTCGAGTACCCGCACCACCGGGACAGGGTCACCGCGTCGCCGGGGCGGTTCCGGCACGCCGGCCTCGACATCCACTCCTCCAACTGGCGGCGTGACGCCCACTTCGACATCGTCCAAGCCAACTACCATGTTCACCTTTGCATTGAGAGCATCCCGCTCAATGCCTAG